A section of the Corynebacterium auris genome encodes:
- a CDS encoding FeoA family protein — translation MSLISTFRAPSRAGTSLIDVPVGAQAVIGAHTAPASASRRLRELGLRPGAQVTVVQKTAGGGRVVRVGNTRYALGGSALRSISVAA, via the coding sequence ATGAGCTTGATCAGTACCTTCCGCGCGCCGTCTCGCGCAGGCACATCGCTTATCGACGTCCCCGTCGGCGCCCAGGCCGTCATCGGCGCGCACACCGCACCCGCGTCGGCGTCGCGCCGCCTGCGCGAGCTGGGTCTGCGCCCCGGCGCGCAGGTGACCGTCGTGCAGAAGACTGCTGGCGGCGGGCGCGTCGTCCGTGTGGGCAACACCCGCTACGCGCTCGGCGGCTCCGCCCTGCGCTCCATCTCCGTCGCCGCCTGA
- a CDS encoding phytoene desaturase family protein yields the protein MPEAVVVGAGPNGLAAAVELAEAGWSVRVLERNATIGGNCRSASFFPGTVSDLGAAAFPFGAATLEGEWLHAARPVAHPLEKGTGLIDALGADQAAWDRLHAPIARRIDDHVDNILGPTLWRVPPHPVAMARFGLRAAAPATALGRALFRTPEARALLVGNAVHSLRPPDGVFTAAFGVLFGALAMSRGWPVSAGGAQGVVDKLARRAIAAGAVVETGVEVREMPRADAVVLNMAPWEAARLGAKVRPWRQGPGVFKVDWLLRGPVPWRDPRVGQAGTVHVGGSAEEIAHAERQVARGNMPNRPFVMVCQQYAADPSRGPVLWTYAHVPRGWSGDATGHIARQIERFAPGFGDAVVDAHVTGYIPDIAAGEMNLRQLVLRHPRRVGPNAWLASGANAPGAGVHGAAGVWAAREIVRARRPGRLSRGRAGEAPGRG from the coding sequence ATGCCTGAGGCGGTGGTGGTCGGGGCGGGGCCCAACGGGCTCGCCGCCGCGGTAGAGCTCGCGGAGGCGGGGTGGTCGGTGCGCGTGCTGGAGCGCAACGCCACGATCGGCGGGAACTGCCGCTCGGCGTCGTTTTTCCCGGGCACGGTCAGCGACCTCGGCGCCGCCGCCTTCCCCTTCGGCGCGGCGACCCTCGAGGGGGAATGGCTCCACGCTGCGCGCCCGGTCGCCCACCCCCTTGAGAAGGGCACGGGGCTTATCGACGCCCTCGGGGCCGACCAGGCCGCCTGGGACCGCCTCCACGCGCCGATCGCGCGCCGCATCGACGACCATGTAGACAACATCCTCGGACCCACGCTGTGGCGCGTGCCCCCGCACCCTGTGGCAATGGCCCGCTTCGGGCTGCGCGCCGCCGCGCCCGCGACGGCGCTCGGCCGGGCCCTGTTTCGCACCCCCGAGGCGCGGGCGCTTCTGGTCGGCAACGCGGTGCACTCGCTGCGCCCGCCGGACGGGGTGTTCACGGCGGCGTTCGGGGTGCTCTTCGGGGCGCTGGCGATGTCGCGGGGCTGGCCGGTCTCGGCCGGGGGCGCGCAGGGGGTCGTCGATAAGCTGGCGCGGCGCGCCATAGCCGCGGGCGCGGTCGTTGAGACGGGCGTGGAGGTGCGCGAGATGCCGCGCGCCGACGCCGTCGTGCTCAACATGGCTCCGTGGGAGGCCGCGCGCCTCGGGGCGAAGGTGCGCCCGTGGCGGCAGGGGCCAGGGGTGTTCAAGGTGGACTGGCTGCTGCGCGGGCCGGTGCCGTGGCGCGACCCGCGCGTGGGCCAGGCCGGCACCGTCCACGTCGGCGGCAGCGCCGAGGAGATCGCGCACGCGGAGCGCCAGGTCGCGCGCGGGAACATGCCGAACCGGCCCTTCGTCATGGTGTGCCAGCAGTACGCCGCGGACCCGTCGCGCGGGCCGGTGCTGTGGACCTACGCGCACGTGCCCCGCGGCTGGTCCGGGGACGCCACCGGCCACATCGCCCGTCAGATCGAGCGCTTCGCGCCGGGCTTCGGCGACGCGGTGGTTGACGCCCACGTGACCGGCTACATCCCCGACATCGCCGCGGGCGAGATGAACCTGCGCCAGCTGGTTTTGCGCCACCCGCGCCGGGTCGGGCCCAACGCGTGGCTGGCCAGCGGCGCGAACGCCCCCGGGGCGGGCGTCCACGGCGCGGCCGGGGTGTGGGCGGCTAGAGAAATAGTTCGCGCACGGCGGCCCGGTCGACTTTCCCGGGGCCGAGCAGGGGAAGCGCCGGGACGGGGGTGA
- the feoB gene encoding ferrous iron transport protein B: MGTSDFAAAPSCRCEDAGVVEAPPSAPIIALIGAPNAGKSTLFNALTGAHVKMGNWPGTSVEVARGLWRAGREYAVIDFPGAYSLDPVSPDEELTRELLLERPVEERPDLVLVAVDAANIARGLYLAAQVAEHPYRVVVVLTKTDVAASQGLEIDAAALARELGLPVVAVDPRKRTLAGLREVVEEQLVLPARTVRSVSGADELERADARFTWVDNAVAAATVRNEPRATLTEKVDRVVLHPVAGPALFLFAMWCVFQVTITAAAPLQSALDTFFAGPVAAAAEALLPDVDWLRGLVVDGLIAGVGMVLTFVPLMGLMFLCLAVLEDSGYMARAAVVADRLMRAIGLPGKAFIPLIVGFGCNVPAISATRVLGDPRQRRLTALLVPFTSCSARLTVYVMLAATFFPEHAGTVVFAMYVISILLVVAAGLLMRGLLWRTMGSDPLVIDLPSYQWPVPRIALTVMWTRLRGFLETAGKIIVATVVVVWALQSTPAHPGESFGEVAPEDSVYGTVSGAMAPVFEPAGFGSWSLTGPLVTGFVAKEAVIASWAQTYSLEDPSALSAQEQGSSALAQRIREDFDEASGGNAIAAVWAFMVFLLAYTPCVATLGAQRREIGMKWTLFGVAVQLSTAWVLAVATFQILKVVL, translated from the coding sequence ATGGGCACGAGTGATTTCGCTGCGGCCCCGTCCTGCCGCTGCGAGGACGCGGGCGTCGTGGAGGCCCCGCCGAGCGCCCCGATCATCGCGCTCATCGGCGCGCCAAACGCCGGTAAGTCCACGTTGTTCAACGCGCTGACAGGCGCGCACGTGAAGATGGGTAACTGGCCCGGCACCTCCGTCGAGGTGGCGCGCGGCCTGTGGCGCGCCGGCCGCGAGTACGCGGTGATCGATTTCCCCGGCGCCTACTCGCTTGACCCGGTGAGCCCGGACGAGGAACTGACCCGCGAGCTGCTGCTCGAGCGTCCCGTCGAGGAGCGCCCCGACCTGGTGCTCGTGGCGGTGGACGCAGCGAACATCGCGCGCGGGCTCTACCTTGCCGCGCAGGTGGCCGAGCACCCCTACCGGGTTGTGGTGGTGCTGACGAAGACCGACGTCGCGGCATCCCAGGGTCTCGAGATTGACGCGGCCGCGTTGGCACGCGAGCTCGGCCTGCCGGTGGTCGCGGTAGATCCGCGCAAGCGGACGCTCGCGGGCCTGCGGGAGGTTGTGGAGGAGCAGCTGGTGCTGCCCGCCCGCACGGTCCGCTCGGTCAGCGGCGCCGACGAGCTCGAGCGTGCCGACGCGCGCTTCACCTGGGTGGACAACGCCGTCGCCGCGGCGACGGTGCGCAACGAACCGCGCGCGACGCTGACGGAGAAGGTCGACCGAGTCGTCCTCCACCCCGTCGCCGGGCCGGCGCTGTTCCTCTTTGCCATGTGGTGCGTCTTCCAGGTCACCATCACCGCCGCCGCGCCGCTGCAGTCAGCCCTGGACACGTTCTTCGCCGGGCCCGTGGCCGCCGCCGCGGAGGCGCTGCTTCCCGACGTCGACTGGCTGCGCGGCCTGGTCGTCGACGGACTCATCGCCGGCGTGGGCATGGTGCTCACCTTCGTGCCGCTGATGGGCCTGATGTTCTTGTGCCTGGCGGTGCTGGAGGACTCCGGCTACATGGCCCGCGCCGCCGTGGTGGCGGACAGGCTCATGCGCGCGATCGGCCTGCCGGGCAAGGCGTTCATCCCGCTCATCGTGGGTTTTGGCTGCAACGTCCCGGCGATTTCCGCCACGCGCGTGCTGGGCGACCCGCGCCAGCGCCGACTGACCGCCCTACTCGTGCCCTTTACCTCCTGCTCAGCGCGCCTGACGGTGTACGTCATGCTGGCCGCCACGTTCTTCCCGGAGCACGCCGGCACTGTGGTCTTTGCCATGTACGTCATCTCCATCCTCCTGGTGGTCGCTGCGGGGCTTCTCATGCGCGGGTTGCTGTGGCGCACGATGGGCTCGGACCCGCTCGTCATCGACCTGCCGAGCTATCAGTGGCCGGTGCCGCGCATCGCGCTGACGGTGATGTGGACGCGTCTGCGCGGTTTCCTGGAAACGGCAGGCAAGATCATCGTGGCCACCGTGGTCGTGGTGTGGGCTCTGCAGTCCACCCCGGCGCATCCGGGCGAGAGCTTCGGGGAGGTCGCCCCCGAGGACTCTGTCTACGGCACGGTCTCCGGCGCGATGGCGCCCGTGTTCGAGCCCGCCGGCTTCGGCTCGTGGTCGCTCACCGGCCCGCTCGTGACCGGGTTTGTGGCCAAGGAGGCGGTGATCGCCAGCTGGGCGCAGACCTATTCGTTGGAGGACCCGTCGGCGCTGTCGGCGCAGGAGCAGGGCTCCTCGGCGCTGGCGCAGAGAATCCGCGAGGACTTCGACGAGGCCTCCGGCGGCAACGCCATCGCCGCGGTGTGGGCGTTTATGGTTTTCCTGCTCGCCTACACCCCGTGCGTGGCCACCCTCGGCGCGCAGCGCCGCGAGATCGGCATGAAGTGGACCCTGTTCGGCGTGGCGGTGCAGCTCAGCACCGCCTGGGTGTTGGCGGTGGCCACGTTCCAGATCCTGAAGGTGGTGCTGTAG
- a CDS encoding YbjN domain-containing protein: MEFPRLTEEHLLKALARLGVAAGPDEDGVLGAAFPNAVAQFFLDENFLTVHTVWTGAVAPERQDDVLELINTFNRQIPTGKVTPIVVEETPTIDVREHFFAAHGLSEYQLCVLLDAYFQTAFMVLDEFEQRGIAQNEQV; encoded by the coding sequence ATGGAGTTTCCGCGGCTCACCGAAGAGCATTTGTTGAAGGCGCTGGCCAGGCTGGGCGTTGCGGCGGGGCCCGACGAGGACGGGGTGCTGGGGGCGGCGTTTCCCAACGCTGTGGCCCAGTTCTTCCTGGACGAGAACTTTCTCACCGTGCACACGGTCTGGACGGGGGCGGTCGCGCCCGAGCGGCAGGACGACGTGCTCGAGTTGATCAACACGTTCAACCGCCAGATCCCGACCGGGAAGGTCACCCCGATTGTGGTGGAGGAGACGCCGACGATCGACGTGCGCGAGCACTTCTTCGCGGCGCACGGCCTCAGTGAATACCAGCTGTGTGTGCTGCTGGACGCCTACTTCCAGACGGCGTTCATGGTCTTGGACGAGTTCGAGCAGCGCGGGATCGCGCAGAATGAGCAGGTGTGA
- the istA gene encoding IS21 family transposase, with product MTISMTTIETIRQLDDEGMSRRAIAKAVNVARATVDKYVNQEDFSPTPPVTVRKPGSIVLGETLCAVIDGWLENDQRMPRKQRHTARRICDRLVDEHGYTGSYSPVQRYVKQWKQDHTSPGDGFMELEWSPGVIQVDFGQAEVVMAGTAKVVHLLVVTFPYSNMRFCRAFAGETAECVITGLLDVIDTAGGVPTEMVFDNATAIGRRLGPTVVESELFAAFKAHYRTKARYCNPYSGHEKGNVENAVGFIRRNLCVPVPEVASLAELNDYLSSGCAAFADQIHYKKSATIAELLQQDQQALKACPSVRFNPVRFEVRRTDKTGVVTVGGNRYLVGPAWAGRQVTVELSHDTITVLDDNTRRIVALPRVFGTTEETVINPLSVLPSLAKKPGAWANSPLRRHMPDAVVGYLDAADATTRREFFTHAETTATECGFDTTVTAAAALLETNATPTGPHLGIAARYSAPPPTQHARANLTTYDQLLATSTTTPDHVEAT from the coding sequence ATGACGATCAGCATGACCACGATCGAAACTATCAGGCAGCTCGATGACGAGGGAATGTCCAGACGAGCGATTGCCAAAGCGGTAAACGTGGCGCGGGCCACGGTCGATAAGTACGTCAATCAGGAAGATTTCAGCCCCACCCCGCCGGTGACGGTGCGTAAACCCGGCTCGATCGTGCTGGGTGAGACGCTGTGCGCCGTGATTGATGGTTGGCTTGAAAATGATCAGCGCATGCCGCGAAAGCAGCGCCACACCGCGCGACGCATTTGCGACCGGCTCGTCGACGAGCACGGATATACCGGCTCGTATTCCCCGGTTCAGCGCTACGTCAAGCAGTGGAAACAGGACCACACATCCCCAGGGGATGGGTTCATGGAGTTGGAATGGTCACCTGGGGTCATCCAGGTCGATTTCGGCCAAGCCGAGGTCGTTATGGCGGGAACTGCTAAGGTGGTGCACCTTTTGGTGGTGACGTTTCCGTATTCGAATATGCGGTTTTGCAGGGCGTTCGCCGGAGAGACCGCTGAGTGCGTTATCACCGGCCTTTTGGACGTCATCGACACCGCCGGCGGGGTGCCGACTGAGATGGTCTTCGACAACGCCACCGCCATTGGGCGCCGCTTGGGTCCCACCGTGGTGGAATCCGAACTCTTCGCCGCGTTTAAGGCGCACTATCGGACGAAGGCTCGCTACTGCAACCCGTACTCGGGCCATGAGAAAGGCAACGTGGAAAACGCGGTCGGTTTCATCCGGCGCAACCTGTGTGTGCCTGTGCCTGAAGTAGCCAGCCTGGCGGAGCTAAACGACTATCTCAGCTCCGGGTGCGCCGCGTTTGCCGACCAGATCCACTACAAAAAGTCGGCCACGATCGCGGAGCTATTACAACAGGATCAGCAAGCGCTCAAGGCGTGCCCGTCGGTGAGGTTTAACCCGGTGCGCTTCGAAGTGCGCCGCACCGATAAGACCGGGGTCGTCACAGTCGGCGGCAATCGCTACCTTGTGGGCCCTGCCTGGGCGGGACGGCAAGTCACGGTGGAGCTATCGCATGACACCATCACCGTCTTAGACGACAACACCCGACGCATCGTCGCACTGCCACGAGTCTTCGGCACCACAGAAGAAACGGTGATCAACCCGCTGAGTGTTTTGCCTTCGCTGGCGAAAAAGCCCGGGGCGTGGGCGAACTCACCACTTCGCCGCCACATGCCGGACGCTGTCGTGGGCTATCTCGACGCAGCAGATGCGACAACCCGCAGAGAGTTTTTCACCCACGCCGAAACCACCGCCACAGAATGCGGATTCGACACCACCGTCACCGCTGCCGCGGCACTGCTGGAAACCAACGCGACACCGACCGGGCCACACCTCGGCATCGCCGCACGCTACAGCGCCCCACCACCAACACAGCACGCGCGAGCGAATCTCACCACCTACGATCAGCTGCTCGCCACCAGCACCACCACACCTGATCATGTGGAGGCGACCTAA
- a CDS encoding 1,4-dihydroxy-2-naphthoyl-CoA synthase: MTYSTEHPFDPTQWDEVDGFDFTDITYHRHNGGGRANGIARIAFDRPEVRNAFRPHTVDELYRALDDARRDPTVGTVLLTGNGPSPKDGGWAFCSGGDQRIRGRSGYQYATDTGEVDEARATAEGGRLHILEVQRLIRTMPKVVIAVVNGWAAGGGHSLHVVCDLTIASRQEARFKQTDADVGSFDAGYGSAYLAKMVGQKFAREIFFLGRTYTAEEMQRMGAVNIVADHGCLEEEAIAAAREINGKSPTAQRMLKFAFNLLDDGLMGQQVFAGEATRLAYMTDEAVEGRDSFLEKRAPRWEEFPYYY; the protein is encoded by the coding sequence ATGACCTACAGCACCGAGCACCCCTTCGACCCCACGCAGTGGGACGAGGTCGACGGCTTCGACTTCACCGACATCACCTACCACCGCCACAACGGCGGCGGCCGCGCCAACGGCATCGCGCGCATTGCCTTCGACCGCCCCGAGGTGCGCAACGCGTTTCGCCCCCACACGGTCGACGAGCTCTACCGCGCGCTTGACGACGCCCGCCGCGACCCCACCGTCGGAACGGTCCTGCTCACCGGCAACGGGCCGAGCCCGAAGGACGGCGGCTGGGCCTTTTGCTCCGGCGGCGACCAGCGCATCCGCGGCCGCTCCGGCTACCAGTACGCCACCGACACCGGCGAGGTCGACGAGGCCCGTGCCACGGCGGAGGGCGGCCGCCTGCACATCCTCGAGGTGCAGCGCCTCATCCGCACCATGCCCAAGGTGGTCATCGCCGTGGTGAACGGCTGGGCCGCCGGCGGCGGGCACTCCCTGCACGTGGTGTGCGACCTGACCATCGCCTCGCGCCAGGAGGCCCGCTTCAAGCAGACCGACGCCGACGTCGGCTCCTTCGACGCCGGCTACGGCTCCGCCTACCTGGCCAAGATGGTGGGCCAGAAGTTCGCCCGCGAGATCTTCTTCCTCGGCCGCACCTACACCGCCGAGGAGATGCAGCGCATGGGCGCGGTGAACATCGTCGCCGACCACGGTTGCCTGGAGGAGGAGGCGATTGCCGCCGCGCGCGAGATCAACGGCAAGTCCCCCACCGCGCAGCGCATGCTCAAGTTCGCATTCAACCTGCTTGACGACGGCCTGATGGGCCAACAGGTCTTCGCCGGCGAGGCCACGCGCCTGGCGTACATGACCGACGAGGCCGTCGAGGGCCGCGATTCCTTCCTGGAAAAGCGCGCCCCGCGCTGGGAGGAATTCCCCTACTACTACTAG
- a CDS encoding PepSY-associated TM helix domain-containing protein — protein sequence MARTAPRRSGLSALTRRIHFYAGLFIAPFIFVAALSGALYALAPTLENVVYRDVLTVAAPADGQGADVPLASQIRAAQNTHPEMDVAQVWPSAEPTEPTRILLIDDSLADSSQLRSVFVDPHTGRVIGDEPSYSGLGELPLRRWISSLHESMHLGTAGELYSELAASWLWVVALGGLYLWWRASRSRVLTGLPNARGRRSKLLNLHGVAGTWLLVGMLGLSVTGITWSTYGGGNVDRTVEWLGAKAEPIETSLTAGGADPLTADEVADQAALVLDTARAEGLTRQLRLFVPEDTGHAWQASERWVPWRLTSDAVSVNGETGAVVDRLPFSELPLFSKLTAWGIYLHMGIMFGLPLQIALAAVAPGICAMVVVGYMMWWRRRPTKTGVAGVPGQADLSRTDWVIIAAVAIPVGAFLPLLGLSFGAMLLADRLLARRRGAATGRAATTEPAEEKKPQTV from the coding sequence ATGGCACGTACCGCGCCCCGGCGCAGCGGGCTCAGCGCCCTGACCCGAAGGATCCACTTCTACGCCGGGTTGTTCATCGCCCCGTTCATCTTCGTCGCCGCGCTCAGCGGCGCGCTCTACGCCCTCGCGCCCACGCTGGAAAACGTGGTGTACCGGGATGTGCTCACCGTCGCGGCGCCCGCCGACGGCCAGGGCGCGGACGTGCCGCTGGCCAGTCAGATCAGGGCGGCGCAGAACACGCACCCGGAGATGGACGTGGCTCAGGTGTGGCCCTCGGCGGAGCCGACCGAGCCGACGCGCATTTTGCTTATCGACGACAGCCTCGCCGACAGCAGCCAGCTACGCAGCGTCTTCGTCGACCCGCACACCGGCCGCGTGATCGGCGACGAGCCGAGCTACTCCGGCCTGGGGGAGCTGCCGCTGCGGCGCTGGATCTCCTCGCTGCACGAGAGCATGCACCTGGGCACCGCGGGCGAGCTGTACTCGGAGCTGGCGGCCAGCTGGCTGTGGGTCGTCGCCCTCGGCGGGCTCTACCTGTGGTGGCGGGCGTCGCGCTCCCGCGTACTCACCGGCCTGCCGAATGCCCGCGGGCGGCGAAGCAAGCTTCTCAACCTCCACGGCGTGGCAGGCACGTGGCTGTTGGTGGGCATGCTCGGCCTGTCGGTGACGGGCATTACGTGGTCGACCTACGGCGGCGGAAACGTCGACCGCACCGTCGAGTGGCTCGGCGCCAAGGCCGAGCCGATCGAAACCTCCCTGACGGCAGGCGGGGCCGACCCGCTCACCGCCGACGAGGTCGCCGACCAGGCCGCGCTGGTATTGGATACCGCCCGCGCCGAGGGGCTGACCCGGCAGCTGCGCCTGTTCGTGCCCGAGGACACCGGCCACGCCTGGCAGGCCAGCGAGCGGTGGGTGCCGTGGCGCCTGACCTCGGACGCGGTGAGTGTCAACGGCGAAACCGGCGCCGTGGTGGACCGGCTGCCCTTCTCCGAGCTGCCGCTGTTTTCCAAGCTCACCGCGTGGGGGATTTACCTGCACATGGGCATCATGTTCGGCCTGCCGCTGCAGATCGCGCTTGCCGCGGTGGCGCCGGGCATCTGCGCGATGGTGGTAGTGGGCTACATGATGTGGTGGCGCCGCCGCCCGACCAAGACCGGTGTCGCCGGCGTGCCCGGGCAGGCGGATCTGAGCCGCACCGACTGGGTGATTATCGCCGCCGTGGCCATCCCGGTGGGGGCGTTTCTGCCGCTTCTGGGCCTGAGCTTCGGCGCCATGCTGCTCGCGGACAGGCTGCTGGCCCGACGCCGCGGCGCGGCCACGGGGCGCGCTGCGACTACCGAACCTGCCGAAGAGAAGAAGCCGCAGACCGTGTAG
- a CDS encoding MarR family winged helix-turn-helix transcriptional regulator: MGPVSAVMAEIRAGATGRADIAQRTGLTRSTVDAVIERLEAMGQLRREGLNSSCAAGGCGSCSSNGACSIQQGPVALVLGRGPGLS; the protein is encoded by the coding sequence ATGGGCCCCGTGTCCGCCGTGATGGCTGAGATCCGCGCCGGCGCCACGGGCCGCGCCGACATTGCGCAGCGCACCGGCCTGACCCGCTCCACCGTCGACGCTGTCATCGAGCGCCTTGAGGCGATGGGCCAGCTGCGCCGCGAGGGTCTGAACTCCTCCTGCGCCGCCGGGGGCTGCGGCAGCTGCTCCTCCAACGGGGCGTGTTCGATCCAGCAAGGCCCGGTGGCGCTGGTGCTCGGCCGTGGGCCGGGGCTCAGCTAG
- the istA gene encoding IS21 family transposase, producing the protein MTDYRAVMDQVLKGWSVRQICSSSRCSHTTVQKARDSLVEHNITTREQLRGVADHELAGWFVDGRSHAQGDFVPIDFDAVAKARTGRNKVTLQVLWGRYTAQPGGTGQRYYSYERFRQLVAQHVDAAGLSARITHAPGHTMQVDWAGTKMRLFDPTGGQGSKVSVFVASLPYSGMVFACACADERQDAWLAAHIRAFEYFGGVAEVIVPDNASTASNAISVADRNRRVNSTYEEFLEHYNTAALSARAKRPKDKASVEAAVKIVTQNVIHALDGHQCVGIDELNAKIIVLVDGINAAEPFRGNATSRRALFDQFECDVLTALPETPWQRTEWKRAKVAPNFHIRVHNVHYSVPHQLVGRTVDVRITGDSLAVFDAGQRVATHQLCV; encoded by the coding sequence GTGACTGACTACCGGGCGGTAATGGATCAAGTGCTGAAAGGCTGGTCTGTCCGCCAAATCTGTTCGAGTTCGCGGTGCTCGCACACCACCGTGCAAAAGGCTCGCGATTCGCTGGTGGAACACAACATCACAACCCGTGAGCAACTTCGTGGGGTTGCGGATCATGAGCTGGCGGGCTGGTTCGTCGACGGGCGCAGCCATGCTCAGGGGGATTTCGTCCCGATCGATTTCGACGCTGTCGCCAAAGCGCGCACCGGGCGCAACAAGGTGACCCTGCAGGTGCTGTGGGGCCGCTACACCGCACAGCCTGGGGGCACAGGCCAGCGGTACTACAGCTACGAGCGGTTTCGGCAACTTGTGGCTCAACACGTTGATGCAGCCGGGCTGAGCGCCAGGATCACCCATGCCCCGGGCCATACGATGCAGGTGGACTGGGCAGGCACGAAGATGCGGTTGTTTGACCCCACCGGCGGACAAGGCTCGAAGGTCAGTGTCTTTGTCGCCTCGCTGCCGTATTCGGGCATGGTGTTCGCCTGCGCGTGCGCGGATGAGCGCCAGGACGCGTGGCTTGCAGCCCATATCCGCGCGTTCGAGTACTTCGGCGGGGTTGCCGAGGTCATCGTGCCGGATAATGCCTCGACGGCTTCGAATGCGATTAGTGTCGCGGACAGGAATCGCCGGGTCAACTCCACCTACGAGGAGTTTTTGGAGCACTACAACACCGCCGCGTTGTCGGCTCGGGCGAAACGTCCCAAGGATAAGGCCAGCGTTGAAGCTGCAGTCAAGATTGTCACCCAGAACGTTATCCACGCACTTGATGGTCATCAGTGCGTCGGGATAGACGAGCTCAACGCAAAAATTATCGTTCTGGTCGATGGGATCAACGCTGCCGAACCGTTTCGCGGCAATGCGACGAGCAGGCGCGCATTGTTTGATCAGTTCGAATGCGACGTGCTCACCGCGCTGCCTGAAACACCGTGGCAGCGTACCGAATGGAAACGCGCCAAAGTCGCGCCCAATTTCCACATCAGAGTGCACAACGTGCATTACTCGGTGCCGCACCAGCTGGTGGGCCGCACCGTGGATGTGCGTATCACCGGTGACAGTCTCGCCGTCTTCGACGCCGGGCAGCGTGTGGCCACCCACCAACTCTGTGTCTGA
- the menE gene encoding o-succinylbenzoate--CoA ligase: MAHVLEILPVDPADPLAILPDLEQALAGQRSLLPVPTNDATRANLLRTTQSVGTEIDPDVALVVATSGSTGTPKGAQLTTANLVASADATHQHLGGEGQWLLSMPAAFIAGIQVLVRSMVAGVEPEFLDLSGGFNVAEFAAKSRTLAATGERCYTALTPLQLAKATSTLDGIEALRRFSAVLVGGAAINPRLLDSARKLRVRVVTTYGSSETAGGCVYDGRPIAGAKVKIRGGRIHLGGPMVAHGYRNLPGHEAFAEPGWFATSDAGSLHDATLSVHGRLDNVIDSGGLKLHPEVLENVLLGVAGVTSACVVGVPDERFGQRICAAYTGSASVAQVMEALDELPRWQVPKELTPVPALPLLGPGKVDRAAVRELFL, from the coding sequence GTGGCCCACGTCCTAGAGATCCTCCCCGTCGACCCCGCCGACCCGCTGGCGATCCTGCCCGACCTCGAGCAGGCGCTCGCCGGGCAGCGCAGCCTCCTGCCCGTGCCCACCAACGACGCGACGCGCGCGAACCTGCTGCGCACCACCCAAAGCGTCGGCACCGAGATCGACCCGGACGTCGCGCTGGTGGTGGCCACGTCCGGCTCGACGGGCACCCCGAAGGGCGCACAGCTGACCACGGCAAACCTCGTGGCCAGCGCCGATGCCACCCACCAGCACCTCGGGGGCGAGGGGCAGTGGCTGCTGTCCATGCCGGCGGCGTTCATCGCGGGCATCCAGGTGCTGGTGCGCAGCATGGTCGCAGGCGTCGAGCCGGAGTTCCTCGACCTGTCCGGCGGCTTCAACGTCGCCGAGTTCGCCGCCAAATCGCGCACGCTGGCGGCAACCGGCGAGCGCTGCTACACCGCGCTGACCCCCCTGCAGCTGGCCAAGGCTACCTCGACGTTGGACGGCATCGAGGCGCTGCGCCGCTTCAGCGCCGTGCTCGTCGGCGGCGCGGCAATCAACCCGCGGCTGCTCGATTCCGCCCGCAAGCTGCGCGTCCGGGTGGTCACCACCTACGGTTCCTCGGAAACCGCGGGCGGCTGCGTCTACGACGGCCGCCCCATCGCCGGGGCGAAGGTGAAAATCCGGGGCGGGCGCATCCACCTCGGCGGGCCGATGGTCGCCCACGGCTACCGCAACCTGCCCGGCCACGAGGCCTTCGCCGAACCGGGCTGGTTCGCCACTTCGGACGCGGGCTCGCTTCACGACGCCACCTTGAGCGTCCACGGCCGACTCGACAACGTCATCGACTCCGGCGGCCTGAAACTGCACCCCGAGGTGCTGGAGAACGTCTTGCTCGGCGTCGCGGGCGTCACCTCCGCCTGCGTAGTGGGCGTTCCCGACGAGCGCTTCGGCCAGCGCATCTGCGCCGCCTACACCGGCTCGGCGTCGGTGGCGCAGGTCATGGAGGCCCTCGACGAGCTGCCCCGCTGGCAGGTGCCGAAGGAGCTCACCCCCGTCCCGGCGCTTCCCCTGCTCGGCCCCGGGAAAGTCGACCGGGCCGCCGTGCGCGAACTATTTCTCTAG